A DNA window from Choloepus didactylus isolate mChoDid1 chromosome 9, mChoDid1.pri, whole genome shotgun sequence contains the following coding sequences:
- the G6PC2 gene encoding glucose-6-phosphatase 2 isoform X2, giving the protein MDFFHRNGVLVIQHLQKDYRTYYDFLNFMSNVGDPRNIFSIYFPLWFQLNQTVATKMIWVAVLGDWFNLIFKWILFGHRPYWWVQETQMYPNHSSPCLEQFPTTCETGPGSPSGHAMGSACVWYVMVTAALSYTVSRKDKASVTVHRHARGRGL; this is encoded by the exons ATGGACTTCTTTCACAGGAATGGAGTTCTTGTTATTCAGCATTTGCAAAAGGACTACCGGACTTACTAcgattttctaaattttatgtcCAATGTTGGAGACCCCCGGAatatcttttctatttattttccacTTTGGTTTCAGCTTAATCAGACAGTTGCAACTAAGATGATATGGGTAGCAGTCTTGGGGGATTGGTTCAATCTTATATTTAAATG gATATTATTTGGTCATCGGCCTTACTGGTGGGTCCAGGAAACTCAGATGTATCCAAATCACTCAAGTCCCTGTCTTGAACAGTTCCCCACTACGTGTGAGACAGGTCCAG GCAGCCCATCTGGCCACGCGATGGGCTCCGCGTGTGTCTGGTATGTTATGGTGACGGCTGCCCTGAGCTACACTGTCAGCCGGAAGGATAAGGCGTCTGTTACTGTGCACAG